The window AATAAAAATCTTGACTCCGCCCCTGAGTCTTAGCATAGGTATTTATCGAGTTAAGTGGAGTTTAAGTCTCTTACTTGCTTATTCGATTGAATTTAGTTTCGCTTTGACTTGAAGGAGTTAGAGTGGATGAATTTGCTTAAGCTTATAAGGATTAATGGAGGATCTAGTTCGTGTGTTGattttatgtttaattatCTTATCTTGATGTGTTGGTTTGGATGAAAGATAGATGTATCTATATGTTTGGCTTTGTTTAATTTGTCTTAAGGAAGGGGTTAGACTAACTGAGATTATTATGCTTTATGGGAGGTCAATGGAAGATTGAGTTATATGCTAATTTTACTTGATGATTGATGATTCCAATTGATATGTTTGCTTAGATGTTGAGTTGAAGAAGTTGGTTTAATAGTTGATTTTAGGATCTCTAACGGTGGTTTAATGACTAATATAAGCTGAGTTTTGTCGAGTTATTTAGCTTTCATTTGTTGCCATAGCTTGGGTAATGTTAGCTATGTTATTAAGTTGGAGGTTGTTGAttgatgatttaattaatcatggAAATGCTTTATTGGGCTTGATGATAGATTTAATCTTTTACCGACCGAGCTGTCTTAGCAATTTAATCTCCGTTAACTAATTGTTTGACATTGTGAAATTAaaatgatgatttgaggaAAGGATTAAGTCAATTATTGATTAGTTCTTATTATTGCAAAAAATAATACTGATGGGAAGTAAATAGGATGGAATGGAGGTAGAACGATTGGAAGTGATTGTAATAAGTTCCCAAGCTTAAGACTTATATTTTAACTTTTGTGAATTTATAAGATTTCAATATGTTGAATTATAAGGATTGGACTATTAAGTTTATTAAGAAGAATTTGTCGCCTTAATATACCTTTTGATTTGTTGACCTTTTTATTGATTATATGATCGACCATTGTAACTGCATGAGTGCTTAGAATTTAAGAGCAAATGGGTTTGAATCTCTCTTCTCTTGAGAATTTCAAATCGTTAGGCATgcgatacatatatatatatatatatatatgagatatgATATGTTTTCTTGTCATGCTTTCAATTGATAGGGGCTGAGGACATCAATATTGTGCATCCTGAAAGTCAAGTTTGACGAACCATTTTGGGTGTTCGGTGAGTAcattattccattgtgaaatgacatatatatatatatatatatatatatatatgttatgtgAGTTACTATGTTCCCTTgtgaaatgaaatatatacacacacatatatatatatatgttatatgaaTACAAGAATTATACGGAGTATTATTAAAGGAATTATTGTGATAATTCGAGAGTAAGAATTTGATATggatatataatatgaatacttcattccattgtgaaatgatatatatatatatatatattatgtgagtactttattcccttgtaaaatgatgtattatagttatataaattatttaagaagagtattgtgatagttagagaTTAAGAAATCGGTCTTGCTATGTTGTGTGAAATGATTTGGGagatattgtttttttttgtgttttattttgatttgaaatATGCAGTTTGGGTATGTATGTTGATTGTGTGTGAGATGTGTGATGATAACATGCTGTCATTATAATGTGATTGGGATTGTGTTTGTGTATGATGACATATGAAATGAGATGGCATGGTTGCAATTAATTATGCTTGTGTtattgtttgactatagctatgggaccgctggacccggcggaatagaaagtGGGGCACAaatggccgctggacccggtgGAATAGAAAATAGGGCCCAaatggccgctggacccggcggaatagaaaaaatgGGTTTGGATGAAACGTGCGGGGTCACAGTACCATCTTAAATTGTCGTAAgggaatgcaaccctatggctataatGATTGGTTTTGTTGAATATTGTTTATCTTGTTTGATTGCtggagatgtgatgattgttgaaatTGTCTGAGGTTGTTCTGTGAAAATCGTGTTGTTGCTAAAACTTGATCCATCAAGTGATTTGCTATGAAATgctaaatgaatgaatattttatatttatgtgcTATTGGATATTAGAGAAATGGTTGAAAGAGTAGTGTGTATTTGTTAGTAGGATTAATTTAGTTAGGataaaattattctttatataatatttatacatatatataccgtATATGTGTGCAATGGGTTGATAGTGGGATTGGAtgtgattgtattatttatttgaatatttagttatttgcaattaaatatttatttaataatagatcattttgctttggaatatagtactcactgaaaTGCAactcacaccctgcatatatttttccaaataagCTTCTAGCTGCGCGGAAGAACCACCTTTTTGATATCAAGGATCAGCTCGGACAACTAGATAGGGACCTTAGTTATGTGATAgatattctttttgtatagaaaGGATTTGAAATGTTACGatctgaaaattttatttaattgtattaCTGATGTGGGTGCGAAAAAGTAATTTCTtgagaagtatatatatatatatatatatatatattagagttTGCTggatttgttatatatatattttgggagTTATGAAAAGCAGGTTTTCATGTGAAtagtttatgtgataatggatatcAAGGAAAATTTAGGAGAAACTCTGCTGAAATTTTGGGTCGTGACATCAGGTCAGGTCCCCGACTGTCAACAGATTAACGCCACAGCTTAGCCACAAATCATGTGCTCCTGCAACGTCTTTTGCGTCTCACCAGTGGCCggttcttgattttttttgcagCTTATTCCTCTGGGAACCATCTGCTCTGGCATGACTCCCTCCTTGGGAGAATAATCACATAAAAGAGGTACTCGGATCATTCGATTGTGaacttttccttccttaaTCAATTGAGATTCTGGCAACTGAGTATGAGTGCGTAGGATCAAGCAGACATGGCAAGAAATAAAGTCCCaacttttctatatttttccaAGGTTAGAAAAAGGTAATTGAAAGCTTCCCTGATGGATATTTTGTGTTCTGCTGGGATCCCCTGAGATTGCCGTGGGGATCTTCGTCGATGTTTGCTATTCACACGATGTGGAGTGGCAGCCATAGCATGTTAATAGAAGAAAATTAACCAGGAACCTCCCCCCGATAGCTGCTTCACTGCATTTTGCATTGACTCCCGGATGAAAGGACCACTAATCGACATTGTTGTTCCATAGTCGCTGCCCAGAGGTTGAGGGATGCTATGACAAAGCGATCACAGGGACTCTGCTGCTTTATGTCTGTGTCCTATCGTGATGAAGTGGCGTCTCATCCATGCATACACATTGATCGTCGTCCAAGTCATCATGAGGGTATCCAACTCCATACATGAAGCTGATCATTCTCATGGCTAAAAATTCGTGGCATCCATTCTTCTTTCCTCAAATATTACCGCCTATTCTTTCGCCAATCCATGCTAGATAAGTCGGTTTAACGATTCAAATATCAATAATGGCCTTTATCTTGCCTCGTGGGGTTCGCTATTACATATGCTTTTGATTGAAGCTCACGTGAACAACAACCATCATTGTGGTTTCATAATTTAGCTTTATCATAACCTATGCACGTATATTTTCTGCATTCCATCAAGACCTTGGTTAATTCAATTTGTTTAAGAAATCATGATCTAAGCAAAAAGATGCCAGCAAGAGAATAATTGAATAATCTTCCTGAAGAACGTGAAAGCCTGTATTGTCGGCTTGCTGCACCCGCTAAGCACAAGCATAGAGATCGATGGTTGTCCCGAACGTGTCTCTACGGCTGCCATTCGACGACTGTTGCTGATAAGCATGACCATGATGGCAGGCCGATGGGCCGGTACCCCTTGGGAAACGCTCAGCGCAGAATTAGGTCTTGTTAATCGCAGTCAACCATTCGTTTTTGTTCTCTCCTTGATTCTCAGTGAGAAAAAGAACACAATCAAATATAGAATACTGGAGATAAGCTTTCGATTTGAGAGCTAGAAACATGAATCTGACACTTTGccgaaagaaaataaatttacttcCTTCCCCTTATTTTCTTGCGAGAATTTTATGATACTTGAAAGCGGGAATTAGAAAGGTTCTCGAGAAAATCCACCAAATTATTGGTGGAACTCTCGATCTGAGTGCTCAAAAAGTTTTGATTTATTTCCAGTAAACAAAGGATAGAGACTTAGCTGGTTTTGGATATGGAGTCAAAACACCGTATACCATTGTTCAAAACGTAGCCTTTTGTTTCGCATCCCACAAAAGGCGCCAAATGATGGAGTCTGGATTCGAACTTCAAGTCTCGATGGTCTTCATGATCCTAGGTCTTCTTCCTTTGTTGCCCCAAAACTTGCAAACAAGGGGAGATCGAGCCATTTTCCTCAATTTTCCCCTCCGATGCTTAAGTCAACATTGCATATTAGTGAGAATAATATTGCTTCGAATGTAATGACGTACCTAAAGAGATTTATATAAGAAGGGGTTTGAGGTGATATATTCGGGATTTGATATATTCTAGAGATATTTGATGCAATCTTCTCCAAGACATATTAGGAAAGTGGATATTATTAGAGATAATTGTCACTCTTTACTCGGGCTAGGCGTGcggatattaattaattggctTAGACGCATGCCTTGTTGGGCCTGCATAGTGGGTCCTGAGGGCTGACTCCATCACCCACCTGGTTCAGAGATAATCATAAACCCCGAGTTTACAGGTGCACGATTTAACGTTATTCCATCCGAAAAGATGGAACATCCCACCGCTCACGAATTTGTTCGACAGGACAGCAGCTCAGTAGAAAACGTCCTCAAGATTCGTCTATCACAGAAAGACTACGAAGACACAGCTATTTTGGACCCCTGCAGCCTCAGGGAAACAAACGGTGAAATCATTCTACTTGAGAAACCAACATGAACGTTTCCAAAGCAACAGCAGTGGAAAGCAATTTAcagtttaaaaataaagaacgaTTTAAAATTCATTTGTGGAGATTAGTTAGTGAATGCCTCCCCTAGTTACCCGAAGAAAAGGCACTAGTTGCCGTCTTTGTCGAACCTGCTCCGATAATCCAGCCATCTCTTCAGCAACTGTCTTTTCTATTGTATTGCTTGGGGGAATCACCTTGGGATATGCCCACCTGCTACTCTTTTGCGTTGTTCATTGGATAGATTGTCTTTCTCCCTTTATGGGGCTATTGCTCTGTATAAATTGTGGAATCTGAggaatgaatttttatttgcaGGAAATGGCTGAtctcagcaaaaaaaaattcatggaaTCAAGAGAGCATTCGAGGATCACAGGGGGACGGGAAACAATTGGCAACAGGAGGGACTACTATCAGAATCGGCGAGAACAGCTGCACCCACGCACAACCCAGGCTCAGACTGGTGCATTGTCAACACAGATGCAGCCCAGAGTGCCTCCAAATCCTGTCTTGCAGGCACACTGCAGCAAACTGACCAGTCTATATCGTTATCCTGGTTCCAAGCCTCAAACGAATCAACACCGCTGCAAGCTGAGGCTAAGGCAGCCTACCTACCTCTGGTGATTGTAGCAGATCGAGGTTGGCAGAAAATCTGGCTGAAATGCAACACTCTGCTACTTGTCGATGCTATTCTCTACCCAAACACTCACCTTGGGAAATAAGGAGCTTAATCTcggatatttttaatttgctttcttttttctcagaTTGGAAGTGTACTCGGATATAACGTTCGGATAACTTTCATTCTCGTGACTTTGGCCACCGTGGCTTCTTGTCCAATTTTCAGACTCTCTGTATGTTCAAAGGTTATCCGAGCTTTGATGTAGTTCCCAATAGTAATACAAGTCTTAATTCGAAAAAAGTATTCTGTTTGAATTAGAAcgtttatttcaaaaataattcagTTGCTTTGAGAATGAGGGTGTGGTACAATAGCAAATGCTCTCGGTTAGAGTATATTGCAATGTCGGATAAAAAAGTGATCCTCTTCTGCCGCAAACACTTCCCTAAACGCAGCCTAAATTCCATTTTCAAAGAATGTATGGGTTCATAAGTGAAAACAAAGAATGGTAAGATTATGGATTGTAATTAGGATTTTACAGTAATTCTGTCAGAATGGTTGATCCGGGATAGTAACATAGAATGAAGATCTAAGCACATTACAGTATCCCATTGGTATCATTAACTCAGTTCGTCCAGGCATGTCTAATAGAACTGTATTCACTTATAAATAACCCGATATGCTAATACGAAGAGTCGAGGACTAATGGTCTAACAAGATCGTAAATATTAACCGAAAAAAGTAGATTGTAAATCCTACCGCTTGGAAAAGTTAAAAGAAGTATATGAACATACGGATAACatccattaaatattgtagAAATTACAACTGGACATATTTCGGAAAATTTGAAAGAACAAGTGAATGTGAAACATCAAGGAAAATGTAATGAACATCATAGGACATGTGAAAAAACACGGAAAACCAATGGATAATCCTAGGCAGTAGGCTTCAGTGAATTCCCAATGTCAATGACGAATCGGTATCTGACATCCGCTTTCTCAAGTCTCTTCATGGCAGTATTCACATAGTCCATCTTGACAAGTTCGATGTCCGCCGTGATGTTGTGCTTGGAGGCAAAATTTATCATCTCCTGCACCTCCTTCAGCCCACCCATTAAACTGCCCCCGACGAGCTTGCGACCTGCAATTTATTGCATATTGTATTGTTAGCTCTGCATAGCTGATTACATCAAAAGTCTAATATGGTCTACTTCATGAAATTACAAATTCaaagtaataataatttgcGATAAGAGCAGGCATACCTTTCAGCAAAGGGAAGGCCGGTAACTCGAGTGGCTTGTCTGGTATACCGACCAAAACTAGCTTTCCGTGCGCCTTCAGCAGGAGAAGCAAAGGTTGGAGAGCATGAACTACCGGGACTGCATCAATGATACCGTCCAATGTTGCTATTCTAGCCTGTATTCATAGTAAATGTAATTAGGCATCTATACACACAGTttaaaaaggagggaaaagaaaatttgtgaggatatatgtatctatatatatgatgattgtAAATTGTTAGGATGTTCGTATCATTCATGTACCTCCATTTGTTCCTGGTCTTGACTAAGGAAGAAATCGTCAGCCCCGAGGCGCTCAACGGCCTCCTGCTTTTTAGCCGGGTCGACATCGATGACGGTCACCTTCATTCCCATGGCCTTGGCGAACTTGACGGCAATGTGGCCCAATCCGCCAAGCCCAACCACCGCAATATGAAGCCCTGGCTTATTAAGTCCATAGTACTTCATTGGACTGTAGACGGTGGTCCCAGCACATAGGAGTGGAGCCACCGCATCGAGCGGCAGATTGTCAGGAATACCCACCACGAAGTGCTCATCCGCCACCATCATGTCGGAGTAGCCACCATAGTTCATGGTGCCATCATGGTATATGCTATTGTAGGTGGGAATGAATTTAAGGCAGTAGTTTTCAAAATCACCCTTACAGCTATCGCAGGAGCCGCATGACCCGACTAAGGTGCCAACACCAACCTTGTCACCAACCTTAAACTTCGTCACCTTGGAGCCCACTTCTGTCACCACTCCCACAATTTCATGCCTACACGAGCAGATATTAAGTACACATCATCGTTAGGCTtcaatcgataaaacgactcATTCCACCCCACCTATTGAACTTATACTCACGGATTTAAAAAGATCGGTCATGTCAACAGACCAAAAGACATATTTtcgtatatatacataccCGGGCACCTGAGGATACATGGCATCTCCCCATTCGTTTCTAATGCTGTGGAGGTCGGAGTGGCATATCCCACAATATAACACCTTGAAGGTAACATCCTTCTCACCCGTTGCCCTGCAAAAAATAAACCATACAAATCAACCAGATTATCCATATATACAATAATATAACTACACCTAATTACGCATCGACCGCGCGCGCAATGAGAGATCGAAATCAGATTTCTAAAACGGTCGGGTATAAGGACCAATGC of the Punica granatum isolate Tunisia-2019 chromosome 6, ASM765513v2, whole genome shotgun sequence genome contains:
- the LOC116211364 gene encoding 8-hydroxygeraniol dehydrogenase-like, with amino-acid sequence MAKSPEQEHPVKAFGYAAKDTSGYLAPFNFSRRATGEKDVTFKVLYCGICHSDLHSIRNEWGDAMYPQVPGHEIVGVVTEVGSKVTKFKVGDKVGVGTLVGSCGSCDSCKGDFENYCLKFIPTYNSIYHDGTMNYGGYSDMMVADEHFVVGIPDNLPLDAVAPLLCAGTTVYSPMKYYGLNKPGLHIAVVGLGGLGHIAVKFAKAMGMKVTVIDVDPAKKQEAVERLGADDFFLSQDQEQMEARIATLDGIIDAVPVVHALQPLLLLLKAHGKLVLVGIPDKPLELPAFPLLKGRKLVGGSLMGGLKEVQEMINFASKHNITADIELVKMDYVNTAMKRLEKADVRYRFVIDIGNSLKPTA